ccagagagggaaagggatttgcccaaggtcacacagcaactTTGTGGCAGAGCCATGCCTTCCAACAAGCTCAGTCACCATCTTTGGTTCATTTATCAAGCATTCATTGTGTGTTAGACATTGTGCTGAGATTCTTACCTGCATTTTCTCACATGATTCTCACTCCAACTGTCTGAGGGAAGTACTATCATTGGcttcatattacagatgaggaaactgaagcttaatACTCAATGAATAAGTGAGCACTTACTCTACACCAGGTGTAGGAGGAACAGTGGTAAGATAAAGCTCCTGGTATCCTGGAGTTGGCGTTCCGGTGGCAGAGGCTGACCAATTTATAAAcacaggaatattttaaaatcatatattgaTCAGTGCTGTGAGGTAAAAAAGATTTGCCCCCAAATAGCACAGTAGAGGCAGGTGAGACCCAGGTCTGTCCGATGCCAGAGcccactgttttatttatttctgttcgcTCCTACCTTCCATTACATCATAATAAATTATGGTAAATCAGGTTTACCTTTTGGGACTCAGAGCTCTGGTTTGTCCTGCCCGGCCAGGGCATTGCATTGGTGGTTCTTCGAGGTGAGCATAGGAAGATGGCTGCCCTCAGCTCTGAACTACCTCATTTCTCCTTTCAGGATCAAGCACCCCAACATTGTAGCCCTGGATGACATCTATGAGAGTGGGGGCCATCTCTACCTCATCATGCAGCTGTGAGTGGCCTCACCCCTTGCTCACACCTCTCCCTGCCACCCCTCCCTACCCTCTGTGGCCAGAGTGTCGTGTCCCCGGCTGCAGGGTATCTGGTGGGGAGCTGTTTGACCGCATCGTAGAGAAAGGCTTCTACACAGAGCGGGATGCCAGTCGCCTCATCTTCCAGGTGCTGGATGCTGTCAAGTACCTGCACGACCTTGGCATCGTACACCGAGACCTCAAGGTGGGGTGTGAAAGTGTGTGGTGAGCTGGGGTGCCAGACGGGGCCTCCACAAACCCCTCACTGTGCAGCCTGGGGCAACTCTTATCCCCTCCCCGAGCCTTGGCTTCCCATCTGCAAAGTGTACCTGTAAAGCCTAAACTGCCTCTGCCCATTCTAGTTTGGACACTCAAATGGATACAAAGGTGAATGGTGCTGATATTTTATCCAATAATGTCTAGATCTTTTTCTGCTAATAAAAGTCCCCCTTGCTCTTTGTAGAAAACTTGAAGGGGacagaaaaacataaagaagccagaaacacCTGAAGTCCTATACCTCAGTGACTAGGATGGGTTCACATTTTGTAGTACATCTCCTTAGGTCTAGAAGGGGGCTGGGTGAGATAGTTCTGGGCTGGAATTCTGTCCATGCTACTCCCTAATTGTAGTttcttaggcaagtcactttGCCTCGAAAGGcatctgttttcctcatctgtaaagtgggattaTTCAGACTGGCCTGACAGGGATGGGGTAAGAatgctggcacacagtaggtgctcaacaattTTTTAGGGTTTCACAATACAAACCTGAAGTTTATAGAAAATTCCCTCTCACATTCTGGAGGCCCTTGTCCTTTCTGGTACTTTTAACCTCCTTGAGAACTTGAGTTTCTTGTGCCTTCAACCAAGATGGCAGCCATGAAGCCACAGTGGCTTTGGGAGGCTCAGTTTCTGAGGGGTGCTAGGGGAGGCAGAAGGTCCTGCCAGCCTCTGgccatctctgcctcttctttaCCCTCCACCTTCCAAGCCAGAGAATCTGTTGTACTATAGCCTGGATgaagactccaagatcatgatctctgACTTTGGCCTCTCCAAGATGGAGGACCCTGGCAGTGTGCTCTCCACAGCCTGTGGAACCCCAGGATATGTGGGTATGGAGCACCCTGGGCTAGGGCCATGGGTAGGGGAGGAATGGGGAGCTGCAGGGCAGAGATTTGTCACCACTATTTGCCTTTCCCTCCATAGCCCCTGAGGTCCTGGCCCAGAAGCCCTACAGCAAGGCAGTAGATTGTTGGTCCATTGGGGTCATCGCCTACATTCTGTGAGTGGGGGCTTGGCCATTGGGGCGTGTGTGGCTCCAACGTTCTCTTCTCCCCtactttgctttcttcctcctctctatttcttccttcctgccaTCTATGTTTATATCTACCCATTAATGGCTTAAGCTTACTTCATTCAATTCATACTGTttctggcactgtgctaagcactgagGATTtagcaaagaacaaaacaaagtgcCTGCCCTTAGGGAGCAAAACCACTAGTAGGggagatagacaataaacaagtaaataaatctataaagtaATGCTAGGTAGTAGAATACTACGAAGAAAAATCAAACAGGGTAGGGAGATGGGGATGGATGCCATTTTAGATAAGAAGGTCAGGAAAGTCCTTTCTTAGGAGGCAACATTGGAATAGCATCCTGAATGAAGTGAGGGAGTCAGACATTCAAGGTGTGGGGGAAGAATGGTTTaggcagaaggaagaacaagtgcaaaggccccgagGAAGGAAAGATGGTAGCAAATTGAGGAACAGAAATGCCAGTGTAGCTGGACAGGGatgaaaaaatcagagagggtcaGATTTCCATTTCCCCTCTTTGTAAAAGGGGGACCTCCTTCCTATGGGTGCTACTTGACCCAAGATCGCCCCAAAGCTCCATCCTGGAGCCAATGGGTGCCCTGAAAGTGGATACGAGGATGAGTTTCTCCCTGCCCAGGCTCTGCGGTTACCCCCCCTTCTATGACGAGAATGATGCCAAACTCTTTGAACAGATTTTGAAGGCCGAGTACGAATTTGACTCTCCTTACTGGGACGACATCTCTGATTCTGGTATTTGAGGCTTTGCCTTCTTCCCCTGGGCCCTACCTCTGGTGCCTTTCTCAGCTGCTTTGGGGTCTCTTCACTGCTTGCCTTGGTCACATTCCCCAGCCCCAAACTAAGAGCTGTCTTTGAGACTAGACATCCCACCCCAggtgcttccctctgcctggcctCCAGTCTGAGAAGCTTGTAGGCATGCATTCATTCAGCCTTCAAAAATAGGATTTTTGAAAATACCTCACCTGTGGACTTCTTAATGCCTGAAACACTGCCATAAAGGTTTTCATCTGTCCTTTTGTGCCTCCTATTAGGAGGCAAACCCGTGAAGCCATTATCAGGCACTTAAACATCAGTGTGAATGCACTGAGTAGAATCTTCTTTAAGAACAAGTTTTTCATAAGGGAAAACGGAGAGAGCTGGAAggctggggtgggcagagggcttAGAGAAAGAGTACAGGTGGGATCGGGTGTGCATGGACAA
This window of the Canis lupus dingo isolate Sandy chromosome 20, ASM325472v2, whole genome shotgun sequence genome carries:
- the CAMK1 gene encoding calcium/calmodulin-dependent protein kinase type 1 isoform X2, whose amino-acid sequence is MENEIAVLHKIKHPNIVALDDIYESGGHLYLIMQLVSGGELFDRIVEKGFYTERDASRLIFQVLDAVKYLHDLGIVHRDLKPENLLYYSLDEDSKIMISDFGLSKMEDPGSVLSTACGTPGYVAPEVLAQKPYSKAVDCWSIGVIAYILLCGYPPFYDENDAKLFEQILKAEYEFDSPYWDDISDSAKDFIRHLMEKDPEKRFTCEQALQHPWIAGDTALDKNIHQSVSEQIKKNFAKSKWKQAFNATAVVRHMRKLQLGTSQEGQGPTASHGELLTPAAGGPAAGCCCRDGCVEPGPELSPTLPPKF